The following proteins come from a genomic window of Natrinema saccharevitans:
- a CDS encoding ABC transporter permease subunit → MFELIAYDGRRRLRGSLSLSIGLSVLAAMVVWVYPSFEAEIDLEGLLAAYPEPILQVMGVQTMTSLAGFLSFELYTFGWIIMLGLYLAYSTAGTIADDVDRGRMDVLLAMPISRGRLVAERFGAMAVPIVGANLLPPLVVYVGAHLIDHPIPAVDVLAVHLLSIPYLFACAGIGLLASVIVDRATTAQRVALGVTFALFLSESLLSGTDAEVVGAIAPMRYYDPNAILLEGNYDLLGAGILVAMTVALLVGSQVWFRRRDV, encoded by the coding sequence ATGTTTGAACTGATCGCGTACGACGGCCGCCGCCGGCTCCGGGGCAGCCTGTCTCTTTCGATCGGGCTCTCCGTACTCGCCGCGATGGTCGTCTGGGTCTATCCCTCCTTCGAGGCCGAAATCGACCTCGAGGGGCTGCTGGCGGCCTATCCCGAGCCGATCCTCCAGGTGATGGGGGTCCAGACGATGACGAGTCTGGCGGGCTTTCTCTCGTTCGAACTCTACACCTTCGGCTGGATCATCATGCTGGGGCTGTATCTGGCCTACAGCACTGCGGGGACGATCGCCGACGACGTCGACCGCGGGCGGATGGACGTGTTGCTGGCGATGCCGATCTCCCGAGGGAGACTGGTCGCCGAGCGGTTCGGGGCGATGGCCGTGCCGATCGTCGGTGCTAACCTCCTCCCGCCGCTGGTCGTCTACGTCGGCGCGCACCTGATCGACCACCCGATCCCCGCCGTCGACGTCCTCGCGGTCCACCTGCTCTCGATTCCCTACCTGTTCGCCTGCGCCGGGATCGGCCTGCTCGCGTCCGTGATCGTCGATCGGGCGACGACCGCCCAGCGGGTGGCCCTGGGCGTGACCTTCGCGCTCTTTCTCTCCGAATCGCTGCTGTCGGGGACCGACGCCGAGGTCGTCGGCGCGATCGCACCGATGCGGTACTACGATCCCAACGCCATTTTGCTCGAGGGGAACTACGACCTTCTCGGCGCGGGGATCCTGGTGGCGATGACCGTCGCGTTGCTGGTCGGGAGTCAGGTCTGGTTCCGCCGGCGCGACGTCTGA
- the ncsA gene encoding tRNA 2-thiolation protein NcsA — protein MDCTRCDEEAVMHAAYSGSHLCADHFRESVEKRVRRRVRRDDLVPHDATPEDPQTWVIGLSGGKDSVVLTQILHDTFAEDPRIELVGLTIHEGIEGYRDESVEACVELSEELGIRHELVSYAEEFGVRMDEVVEDDPENMAACAYCGVFRRDLLEKYAEELEADLLLTGHNLDDEAQTALMNFLEGDVEQIAKHFDASLGPLSERGEQDEFVPRAKPLRDVPEKEVALYAHLDDLPAHIAECPHASEAYRGEIQQLLYDLEENHPGTRHSILAGYEDLASIAADEYGGDDGADLQECAECGSTTTREVCRKCSLLESLA, from the coding sequence ATGGACTGTACCCGATGCGACGAGGAAGCGGTCATGCACGCCGCCTACTCCGGCTCCCATCTCTGTGCGGATCACTTCCGCGAGTCGGTCGAAAAGCGGGTCCGACGGCGCGTCCGACGGGACGATCTCGTCCCCCACGACGCGACGCCCGAGGACCCGCAGACGTGGGTGATCGGGCTCTCCGGCGGGAAAGACAGCGTCGTCCTCACGCAGATCCTCCACGACACCTTCGCCGAGGACCCCCGCATCGAACTCGTCGGGCTGACTATCCACGAGGGCATCGAGGGCTATCGCGACGAGTCCGTCGAGGCTTGCGTCGAACTCAGCGAGGAGTTGGGCATCCGCCACGAACTCGTCAGCTACGCCGAGGAGTTCGGCGTCCGCATGGACGAGGTCGTCGAGGACGACCCCGAGAACATGGCCGCCTGCGCCTACTGCGGCGTCTTCCGGCGAGATCTCCTCGAGAAGTACGCCGAGGAACTCGAGGCCGACCTGCTGCTGACCGGCCACAATCTCGACGACGAGGCCCAGACTGCCCTGATGAACTTCCTCGAGGGCGACGTCGAACAGATCGCGAAACACTTCGACGCCAGCCTCGGTCCCCTCTCGGAACGGGGCGAACAGGACGAGTTCGTCCCCCGCGCCAAGCCGCTGCGTGACGTTCCCGAGAAGGAGGTCGCCCTCTACGCCCACCTCGACGACCTGCCGGCCCACATCGCCGAGTGTCCCCACGCCAGCGAGGCCTACCGGGGCGAGATCCAGCAGTTGCTCTACGATCTCGAGGAGAACCACCCCGGTACCCGACACTCGATCCTGGCTGGCTACGAGGATCTCGCGTCGATCGCCGCCGACGAGTACGGCGGCGACGACGGTGCCGACCTGCAGGAGTGTGCCGAGTGCGGGTCGACGACGACCCGCGAGGTCTGTCGGAAGTGTTCGCTGCTCGAGTCGCTGGCCTGA
- a CDS encoding ABC transporter permease, with product MSVRGAVVRLRAVAGLALAQLRRAPGRTTLTVIAVTLAVLSVTVLASLGVGVVDKGEQGLDNAGRDIWISREPVDPSASGTANPIPGAHARAAELSAREDVNAASPIAMYDVYVGTEPSNLQRHPAVGVQETHGGFDFEAGSGFEVDRETAAAPPPDDPQREEIVIDPRVADDLGVSVGDTIHVGTSRETAATHEFTVIGISGYYSQYLGSPAVTVPLGDLQAVAGTEGTDRATFITADVADDADRETVAADLDAEYPAYDVRTSDDQIRSVLEERSIVLASGITLVGLAVLGGVVLTANLFALVAHQQREQLAALRAIGLSRGLLAGVIGMQGLLIGLFGGLLGLAATPPAVIGLNRLSASVLGFDELLRTPPAVYAGGFALALAVGTVVALVAGWRAGRYARIEHLEA from the coding sequence ATGAGCGTTCGCGGGGCCGTCGTCCGGCTACGAGCCGTCGCGGGACTGGCGCTCGCACAACTCCGGCGCGCGCCCGGCCGGACGACGCTGACCGTCATCGCGGTCACGCTCGCGGTGCTGTCGGTGACGGTCCTGGCCAGTCTGGGCGTCGGCGTCGTCGACAAAGGGGAGCAGGGGCTTGACAACGCCGGGCGGGACATCTGGATCTCGCGGGAACCGGTCGATCCGTCGGCGAGCGGGACGGCGAACCCGATCCCGGGGGCACACGCGAGGGCGGCCGAACTCTCGGCCCGGGAGGACGTCAACGCCGCGTCGCCGATCGCGATGTACGACGTCTACGTCGGGACCGAGCCCTCGAACCTACAGCGCCACCCCGCGGTCGGGGTCCAGGAGACCCACGGCGGCTTCGACTTCGAGGCCGGCAGCGGGTTCGAGGTCGACCGGGAGACGGCGGCCGCGCCGCCGCCCGACGACCCCCAGCGCGAGGAGATCGTGATCGATCCGCGGGTCGCCGACGACCTCGGCGTCTCGGTCGGCGACACGATCCACGTCGGCACCAGCCGGGAGACGGCGGCGACCCACGAGTTCACGGTGATCGGGATCTCGGGCTACTACTCGCAGTACCTTGGCTCGCCGGCCGTGACGGTCCCGCTCGGTGATCTCCAGGCCGTCGCCGGCACCGAGGGGACCGATCGCGCGACGTTCATCACCGCCGACGTGGCGGACGACGCAGACCGAGAGACCGTGGCCGCCGACCTCGACGCCGAGTATCCGGCGTACGACGTTCGGACCAGCGACGACCAGATCCGGTCGGTCCTCGAGGAGCGATCGATCGTCCTCGCCAGCGGGATCACGCTGGTCGGGCTGGCCGTCCTCGGCGGGGTGGTCCTGACGGCCAACCTGTTCGCGCTGGTCGCCCACCAGCAGCGCGAGCAGCTCGCGGCGCTGCGGGCGATCGGGCTCTCCCGCGGGCTGCTCGCCGGGGTGATCGGCATGCAAGGGCTGTTGATCGGGCTGTTCGGCGGCCTCCTCGGACTCGCGGCGACGCCGCCGGCCGTGATCGGGCTGAACCGCCTCTCGGCGTCGGTGCTGGGCTTCGACGAACTGCTCCGGACGCCGCCCGCGGTCTACGCCGGCGGCTTCGCGCTCGCGCTGGCCGTCGGGACGGTTGTCGCGCTGGTCGCCGGCTGGCGGGCCGGCCGCTACGCCCGCATCGAACACCTCGAGGCCTGA
- a CDS encoding ribbon-helix-helix domain-containing protein — translation MERVTLRIPKQQIDEVEQLVDAGEFPNRSEAIRSAVREMINEQREAPKEQSGKRNWAKV, via the coding sequence ATGGAGCGTGTGACACTGCGAATCCCGAAACAGCAGATCGATGAGGTAGAGCAACTGGTCGACGCGGGCGAGTTCCCGAACCGGAGCGAGGCGATCCGGTCGGCCGTCCGCGAGATGATCAACGAACAGCGGGAGGCTCCCAAGGAGCAGTCCGGAAAACGCAACTGGGCCAAGGTGTAA
- a CDS encoding ABC transporter ATP-binding protein: protein MAAIELEGLTKDYGEVLANDDVTFAVEEGEIFGYLGPNGAGKTTTIRTLLGFLSPTAGTARLLGNDVTDESQLLAAKRRLGYLPDDPGFDETATGRAVLDLHASLKGDERSAELLELFDPPLDREIREYSRGNVEKLGLVTTFMHDPDLVILDEPTSGLDPLLQQRFNEFVRTERERGLTVFFSSHILSEVRKLCDRVGIIRDGRLVTVEPVESLLDRSGKFVRLHAAEAIPVDALEIDGVHGIESDTGPSDGTEYAFTFTGDVNALLAALREYRLHDLSIEEAPLEEVFMRFYDDSGGSERNGAGLAAGTGTADAGESDV, encoded by the coding sequence ATGGCAGCGATCGAACTCGAGGGGCTCACGAAAGATTACGGCGAGGTACTCGCCAACGACGACGTCACGTTCGCCGTCGAAGAGGGGGAAATTTTCGGGTATCTCGGCCCCAACGGCGCGGGGAAAACGACGACGATCCGGACGCTGCTCGGGTTTCTCTCGCCGACCGCGGGAACGGCTCGGTTACTCGGTAACGACGTGACCGACGAGTCCCAACTGCTCGCGGCCAAACGCCGGCTCGGCTACCTCCCAGACGATCCGGGGTTCGACGAAACGGCGACCGGCCGGGCGGTCCTCGACCTCCACGCATCGCTCAAGGGCGACGAGCGAAGCGCGGAGTTGCTCGAGCTGTTCGATCCGCCGCTCGATCGCGAAATCAGGGAGTACTCGCGCGGCAACGTCGAGAAGCTGGGACTGGTGACGACGTTCATGCACGATCCCGATCTGGTGATTCTAGACGAGCCGACCAGCGGGCTCGATCCTCTCCTCCAACAGCGGTTCAACGAGTTCGTCCGGACCGAACGGGAGCGCGGGCTGACGGTGTTTTTCTCCTCGCACATCCTGAGCGAGGTGCGAAAGCTGTGCGACCGCGTCGGCATCATCCGTGACGGCCGGCTCGTCACGGTCGAGCCGGTGGAATCGCTACTGGACAGGAGCGGCAAGTTCGTCCGGTTACACGCCGCGGAAGCGATCCCGGTCGACGCCCTCGAGATCGACGGGGTCCACGGCATCGAGTCCGATACGGGGCCGAGCGACGGGACCGAATACGCGTTCACGTTCACCGGCGACGTCAACGCCCTGCTCGCGGCCCTCCGGGAGTACCGATTGCACGACCTGTCGATCGAGGAAGCGCCGCTCGAGGAGGTCTTCATGCGGTTCTACGACGATTCCGGCGGAAGTGAACGGAATGGGGCTGGTCTGGCCGCGGGGACCGGCACGGCGGATGCGGGTGAGAGCGATGTTTGA
- a CDS encoding alpha/beta fold hydrolase has translation MRHRIFNEDGDADLVFVMGWGNRWTHENVSWLIGRLTEAGYRVHAFELPTNIGDFKADWLEPVAEYVRDLEGYQLLGHSAGSLVAQALDGADNHVYLSPWWGYGEGFPEPVLDAVSRLPTTFPCLPTGGFDREDLGREATDHQLETTPSWVSPAFVRETRRAQQELLTIDHDAVVFCSLRDPVINLRPIGERVPADHVVLYDGGHELFSSPGRERYVDPLLAALEDGADALERRERIPA, from the coding sequence ATGCGACACCGGATCTTCAACGAGGACGGCGACGCGGACCTCGTCTTCGTCATGGGCTGGGGCAACCGCTGGACCCACGAGAACGTCAGCTGGCTCATCGGACGGCTAACCGAGGCCGGCTATCGGGTCCACGCGTTCGAACTCCCGACGAACATCGGGGACTTCAAAGCCGACTGGCTCGAGCCCGTCGCCGAGTACGTCCGCGATCTCGAGGGGTATCAGTTGCTCGGCCACAGCGCCGGCTCGCTGGTGGCACAGGCCCTCGACGGCGCGGACAACCACGTCTATCTGAGCCCGTGGTGGGGGTACGGCGAGGGGTTCCCGGAACCGGTGTTAGATGCCGTCTCGAGGCTCCCGACGACGTTTCCCTGTCTCCCGACCGGCGGCTTCGACCGCGAGGACCTCGGTCGGGAGGCGACCGACCACCAGCTCGAGACGACTCCGTCGTGGGTGTCGCCGGCCTTCGTCCGCGAGACCCGCCGCGCACAGCAGGAGTTGCTGACGATCGATCACGACGCCGTCGTCTTCTGCTCGCTGCGTGACCCCGTCATCAACCTGCGACCGATCGGCGAGCGGGTGCCCGCCGACCACGTCGTCCTCTACGACGGCGGCCACGAACTGTTCTCCTCGCCGGGTCGCGAACGGTACGTCGATCCCCTGCTTGCCGCCCTCGAGGACGGCGCTGACGCCCTCGAGCGTCGCGAACGAATCCCGGCCTGA
- the ftsZ gene encoding cell division protein FtsZ, whose protein sequence is MQDIVQDALENAEEEAREMDVSMDDDEFGDPRIVIVGCGGAGNNTINRLYNIGVDGADTIAINTDKQHLKMIEADTKILVGKSLTNGLGAGGDPSMGERATEMAQGTIKDVLGDADLVFVTAGMGGGTGTGAAPVVSEIAKEQGAIVVGMVSTPFNVERARTVKAEEGLEKLREQADSIIVLDNNRLLDYVPNLPIGKAFSVMDQIIAETVKGISETITQPSLINLDYADMSTIMNQGGVAVMLVGETQDKNKTDEVVKDAMNHPLLDVDYRGASGGLVHITGGPDLTLKEAEGIADNITERLEASANVIWGARIQESYKGKVRVMAIMTGVQSAQVLGPTTQKQADKSRASIEGINEADFDASNNVEAGGSGFGAQSDGGREKVDRQNGVDVIR, encoded by the coding sequence ATGCAGGATATCGTTCAGGACGCCTTAGAGAACGCGGAGGAAGAGGCCCGGGAGATGGACGTCTCGATGGACGACGATGAGTTCGGCGATCCGCGGATCGTCATCGTCGGCTGTGGCGGTGCCGGCAACAACACCATCAACCGCCTGTACAACATCGGCGTCGACGGTGCCGACACGATCGCGATCAACACGGACAAACAGCACCTCAAGATGATCGAGGCCGACACGAAGATCCTCGTCGGCAAATCCCTCACCAACGGGCTCGGTGCCGGTGGCGACCCGTCGATGGGCGAACGCGCCACCGAGATGGCCCAGGGGACGATCAAGGACGTCCTCGGCGATGCGGACCTCGTGTTCGTGACCGCCGGGATGGGCGGTGGCACCGGCACGGGTGCCGCCCCCGTCGTCTCGGAGATCGCCAAAGAGCAGGGTGCGATCGTCGTCGGCATGGTCTCGACGCCGTTCAACGTCGAACGTGCCCGCACGGTCAAAGCCGAGGAAGGCCTCGAGAAGCTGCGCGAGCAGGCCGACTCGATCATCGTGCTGGACAACAACCGGTTGCTCGATTACGTCCCGAACCTCCCGATCGGGAAGGCGTTCTCGGTGATGGACCAGATCATCGCCGAGACCGTCAAGGGCATCTCGGAGACGATCACCCAACCGTCTCTGATCAACCTGGACTACGCGGACATGTCCACGATCATGAACCAGGGCGGCGTCGCGGTGATGCTGGTCGGCGAGACCCAGGACAAGAACAAGACCGACGAGGTCGTCAAGGACGCGATGAACCATCCGCTGCTTGACGTCGACTACCGCGGCGCGAGCGGCGGACTCGTCCACATCACCGGCGGCCCCGACCTCACGCTCAAAGAGGCCGAGGGCATCGCCGACAACATCACCGAGCGCCTCGAGGCCAGCGCGAACGTCATCTGGGGCGCGCGCATTCAGGAGTCCTACAAGGGGAAGGTCCGGGTCATGGCGATCATGACCGGCGTCCAGAGCGCGCAGGTCCTCGGCCCGACCACACAGAAACAGGCCGACAAGTCCCGCGCGAGCATCGAGGGCATCAACGAGGCCGACTTCGACGCGAGCAACAACGTCGAGGCCGGCGGCTCCGGCTTCGGCGCGCAAAGCGACGGCGGCCGCGAGAAAGTCGACCGCCAGAACGGCGTCGACGTCATCCGGTAA
- a CDS encoding ABC transporter ATP-binding protein: MSNQSVRGSRSSVRDRTDDRESATAVRLADVTHEYGGTGGRLRSGGDRTVTALRGVTFDVPRGAIVGLEGPSGSGKSTILHAVAGLLVPTEGRVEVAGTDLTVLSDAERTRLRRRHIGIVFQRFYLLPSLSARANVALPLVQAGVPRADRRDRAESLLEAVGLGDRATHLPGELSGGERQRVAIARALSTDPDVIVADEPTGELDTATGRTVLELLTDVGRDRAVIVASHDEATLSVADRIVALRDGRVDDVR; this comes from the coding sequence ATGTCAAACCAGTCAGTACGCGGTTCGCGATCGTCGGTGAGGGATCGGACGGACGACCGCGAATCGGCGACGGCCGTTCGCCTCGCGGACGTGACACACGAGTACGGGGGAACGGGGGGACGGCTCCGCTCGGGCGGGGACCGGACGGTGACCGCGCTCCGGGGAGTTACCTTCGACGTGCCCCGGGGGGCGATCGTCGGCCTCGAGGGGCCGAGCGGAAGCGGGAAGTCGACGATCTTACACGCGGTCGCGGGCCTTCTGGTCCCGACAGAGGGCCGGGTCGAGGTCGCGGGCACCGACCTGACGGTGCTGTCGGACGCGGAGCGGACCCGACTGCGGCGTCGCCACATCGGGATCGTCTTCCAGCGATTCTACCTCTTGCCGTCGCTGTCGGCCCGCGCGAACGTCGCCCTGCCGCTCGTGCAGGCAGGGGTTCCCCGCGCCGATCGCCGGGATCGAGCGGAGTCGCTGCTCGAGGCGGTCGGGCTCGGCGACCGGGCGACGCACCTTCCCGGAGAACTCAGCGGCGGCGAACGCCAGCGTGTGGCGATCGCGCGGGCGCTGTCGACCGATCCCGACGTGATCGTGGCCGACGAACCGACCGGCGAACTCGATACGGCCACCGGCCGGACCGTTCTCGAGCTGTTGACCGACGTCGGGCGCGATCGGGCGGTAATCGTCGCCTCCCACGACGAGGCCACGCTGTCGGTCGCGGACCGGATCGTCGCGCTGCGCGACGGACGGGTGGACGATGTCCGGTGA
- a CDS encoding ABC transporter permease has translation MSGEGDDATPDGSCRRTRWRGLVGLTVTRWWQRATRTTGGRIASTIATVALTVAFLLVVTGVALALADGGTASDDDAAVQITAEDGSTLSTVDGVEGPRLGASNDRARELRSASGVDHASPVLVETVRLESDAGEPRPVRVVGVVPDGESRTVAGLPTAPLEAGDPHYADGSYDGPRAGGIVLSPTAADRLEASEGDEVAVSMPGRDQANASGAVPTVTVAAVADGGDGGAPVAIVHLSELQSLSGADDGQLADRVLVWGEPAAASAAGDAYPDASVTVAGSADPAALFDDGLAFAASAVALLVGLTICASFVATTAGMAVDEDRRTLAVLESVGVPVGGRLAVVAVSTGLTTLVGALAGVAFGAAGIAGVNAVAGATVAPGAVAQFHPLFVPYGIAVALLAGLVAVPYPLAVAARTSVLEEVGR, from the coding sequence ATGTCCGGTGAGGGCGACGACGCGACGCCGGACGGATCGTGCCGCCGGACGCGCTGGCGCGGGCTCGTCGGCCTGACGGTCACCCGGTGGTGGCAGCGGGCGACCCGGACGACGGGCGGTCGGATCGCGTCGACGATCGCGACCGTCGCGCTGACGGTCGCGTTCCTGCTCGTCGTGACGGGAGTCGCGCTGGCGCTGGCCGACGGCGGGACGGCGAGCGACGACGACGCGGCCGTGCAGATAACCGCCGAGGACGGCAGTACGCTCTCTACAGTCGACGGCGTCGAAGGGCCGCGACTCGGAGCGAGCAACGACCGCGCCCGCGAGCTTCGATCGGCGTCGGGCGTCGACCACGCCTCGCCCGTGCTGGTCGAGACGGTCCGCCTCGAGTCCGACGCGGGCGAGCCCCGGCCCGTTCGAGTGGTCGGCGTCGTCCCCGACGGGGAGTCCAGGACCGTCGCCGGTCTGCCGACGGCACCCCTCGAGGCGGGCGATCCCCATTACGCCGATGGCTCTTACGACGGTCCCCGAGCGGGCGGGATCGTTCTCTCGCCGACCGCGGCCGACCGCCTCGAGGCCTCGGAGGGCGACGAGGTGGCGGTGTCGATGCCCGGCCGGGATCAGGCGAACGCGTCCGGGGCCGTGCCGACAGTGACCGTGGCGGCCGTCGCCGACGGGGGCGACGGCGGTGCGCCGGTCGCGATCGTCCACCTGAGCGAACTCCAGTCGCTGTCGGGGGCCGACGACGGCCAACTCGCCGATCGGGTCCTCGTCTGGGGCGAGCCCGCGGCGGCGTCGGCCGCCGGGGACGCCTACCCGGACGCGTCGGTGACGGTGGCCGGAAGCGCGGACCCGGCCGCGCTGTTCGACGACGGGCTGGCGTTCGCGGCGAGCGCCGTCGCACTACTCGTCGGGCTGACGATCTGTGCCTCCTTCGTCGCGACGACCGCGGGGATGGCCGTCGACGAGGACCGACGGACGCTGGCGGTCCTCGAGTCGGTCGGAGTTCCCGTCGGTGGCCGCCTGGCCGTCGTCGCCGTCTCGACGGGACTCACCACGCTCGTCGGGGCACTCGCGGGCGTCGCGTTCGGCGCGGCGGGAATCGCCGGCGTCAACGCCGTCGCCGGTGCGACCGTCGCGCCGGGCGCGGTCGCGCAGTTTCATCCCCTGTTCGTTCCCTACGGGATCGCCGTGGCCCTCCTGGCGGGGCTGGTCGCGGTGCCGTACCCGCTCGCCGTGGCCGCGCGAACGTCGGTCCTCGAGGAGGTGGGGCGATGA
- a CDS encoding helix-turn-helix domain-containing protein, whose translation MTNQYQLSSADGEHHAYIHLEAGDRLVGLLSMLREFEFIYDTPLEFTRRGGLRVTMIGDVQSFQKAVPDVPDGIRLKLLKTGRYEPNTDRLFSQLTGRQQEILRTAVEMGYYDVPRAVTHGDIGEALGCTGGTVGGHLRRIGATLLTQIVP comes from the coding sequence ATGACCAACCAGTACCAACTCTCGAGCGCCGACGGCGAACACCACGCCTACATTCACCTCGAGGCCGGCGACCGGCTCGTCGGGCTGTTGAGCATGCTCAGGGAGTTCGAGTTCATTTACGATACGCCCCTCGAGTTCACGCGCCGCGGCGGCCTCCGGGTCACGATGATCGGTGACGTACAAAGCTTTCAGAAGGCCGTTCCGGACGTTCCCGACGGGATCAGGCTCAAACTCCTCAAGACGGGCCGGTACGAACCGAACACGGACCGGCTGTTCTCCCAGTTGACCGGTCGCCAACAGGAGATCCTCCGGACCGCCGTCGAGATGGGATACTACGACGTTCCGCGGGCGGTGACACACGGGGACATCGGCGAGGCGCTGGGCTGTACCGGAGGGACAGTCGGCGGCCACCTGCGACGGATCGGGGCGACGCTGCTTACCCAGATCGTTCCCTGA
- a CDS encoding DUF7095 family protein, with protein sequence MSGFDRKVAVDRLEDLVETVADERMPVPVREVWTFGDVALGLDPVERLDVYVTKDVLVRDDSSPTAGADDHELDPDAAFRDSHGVAGVGKSVRADWAREYPEYLRANANGHAAPEQCLAAHLLGDDEPIHLEVCNASFEDNVTQRLRGARLREDYSQLLDPRGVCLWAEGARSDEAFRKLRKGELALPTLSAALEMLGLDDDEAKTAARELHAWREQQDGVTVRGDVV encoded by the coding sequence ATGAGTGGATTCGATCGGAAAGTGGCGGTCGACCGCCTCGAGGACCTCGTGGAGACCGTCGCGGACGAGCGCATGCCGGTGCCGGTCAGGGAGGTGTGGACATTCGGCGACGTCGCGCTGGGACTCGATCCCGTCGAACGCCTGGACGTCTACGTGACGAAGGACGTTCTCGTGCGCGACGACAGCAGCCCGACCGCTGGCGCGGACGACCACGAGTTGGACCCCGACGCAGCGTTCCGCGACTCCCACGGCGTCGCGGGCGTCGGCAAGTCGGTTCGCGCGGACTGGGCGCGCGAGTATCCCGAATACCTTCGCGCCAACGCGAACGGCCACGCCGCGCCCGAGCAGTGTCTGGCCGCCCACCTCCTCGGAGACGACGAACCGATCCACCTCGAGGTCTGTAACGCCTCCTTCGAGGACAACGTGACCCAGCGACTGCGCGGGGCGCGACTGCGCGAGGACTACTCGCAGTTGCTCGATCCCCGCGGGGTCTGTCTCTGGGCCGAGGGGGCTCGAAGCGACGAGGCGTTCCGAAAGCTCCGGAAGGGCGAACTTGCCCTGCCGACGCTGTCGGCGGCTCTCGAGATGCTCGGACTGGACGACGACGAGGCCAAAACCGCGGCGCGGGAACTCCACGCGTGGCGAGAGCAACAGGACGGCGTGACGGTTCGCGGCGACGTGGTCTGA
- a CDS encoding double zinc ribbon domain-containing protein has product MSKITFRADDDLVDQLEALDVSKSEAMREALREYLEGGHGESASERDGETAIDDLVRARVDERLDIRLRELGLEAAGSRVSDEPRDVTISISLTGARDGAIDDVRLENERPREPVTDGPDHGQLEPREETNTACSQCGEALEGDHVYCPNCGEKSTRRLFCDCGDEVRSDWSFCPGCGRRTPAADVLEADTRQR; this is encoded by the coding sequence ATGAGCAAGATCACGTTCCGCGCCGACGACGATCTCGTCGATCAGCTCGAGGCCCTCGACGTCTCCAAGAGCGAGGCGATGCGCGAGGCGCTCCGGGAGTACCTCGAGGGCGGTCACGGCGAGTCGGCGTCGGAACGTGACGGGGAGACGGCGATCGACGACCTGGTCCGCGCACGCGTGGACGAACGACTCGATATCCGACTGCGAGAGCTAGGACTCGAGGCCGCGGGCTCGCGTGTGTCCGACGAGCCGCGGGACGTGACGATCTCCATCTCGCTGACCGGCGCTCGAGACGGGGCGATCGACGACGTCCGACTCGAGAACGAGCGCCCGCGCGAACCGGTAACTGACGGCCCCGATCACGGGCAACTGGAGCCGCGCGAGGAGACGAATACCGCCTGTAGCCAGTGCGGAGAGGCGCTCGAGGGCGATCACGTCTACTGTCCCAACTGCGGCGAAAAGTCCACCCGGCGACTGTTCTGTGACTGTGGCGACGAGGTCCGCTCGGACTGGTCGTTCTGTCCGGGCTGTGGTCGTCGGACGCCGGCGGCGGACGTCCTCGAGGCGGACACTCGCCAGCGCTGA